AGGAGATGATCTTTCTAGTTCTAGAACTTTAATTGCATATTTCAACCATGAAAGTGTTTGGGCCAAAAGTTACCTTGATCTTTCTAACTTGATAAGGACATCCAGCAGGAATGAAGACAGCTTCTCCAGGAGATTGATCAAAAGTCCATGGTTGAATATCTAAAAGCATCACGAAAAATGTTTATCGTAGGAAGTATGCTTGAATACAAGAAAATATAAGGTACTCAAGCATACATACCATACTCCTCTTTAAGTCTCAATTTATGATATGCATCAAGGAAGAAGTTCTGATCAAGAACAGGATGAACCTGTTGCATAAATAAAGAAAGCGATAACCCCACATGCTTGCAATTTGCAATTTCCTTTCataatgagaagaaaaaaaggaaacaagTAAAAGAGAAGCATACATGTTTCGGATAGTGGCATGCAGGGTTGAGCTCATTTGAATGTTTACCAAGGTACTCTAAAAGTTTTGGTACATCTTGTCGGCGAAAAATGTCCCATTGGGCACCACAACAATCAGTTCCTTGCTTATCTTCACTCGAACAAGAGCTTTCTATATCTTCCTCTTCAAAATTCTCATCAAGGTTTTCAGAGTTTTCAAAACTTCCACAACAAAGAATTGATGCATCATCATCATATTCACTGTCATCAGACATGTTTCCATTTTCAACTTGTGGTGCCTGACCTTTAAGTGGCTCGCTGGAGTAAAAGGGCACATTTTCAATTCCATCAGGCGGTACTATCTTTTCACCAATGTCCTGCAATCCTGATTCACCAGTGTCTTCACTCTGCAAAGATGATTTGCCTTTCTGATCACTGGAATTACTAAATGACTGTCCACGATGGTGGTCACGAGCCTTGTATTTTTTCATCATACTCTCAATTTTATCAATCTGTTCTGGGGACACAGGAGCATCCGTAGCATAAGCTAGAATATTTACCTGATACAAATAATGTAAGTTATATCTAGATGATCCATCATCAAATCAAATGTTTAGAGAATGTACATCATCAGATACATATATACACCAGCTATAGAAAAGAATGGTTTAGAGCAGGAGTACTTGTTGATGCAAATAAAGAGATACGGCAGATTTGACCGACTCCTACCGTATCATGTGATGCATAGCATAATTTTGACAAATAATCAGCCGGCATAAGTTCTTCTGGACCTCCATATGAAAAATAGATACAAGGACCTAAGTCATGCTTTGACAATTCCTTTGGCAACTTCACACTGACATTCAATAGGCCAGACACTGGATTGACATACTCTGGAAGAGGTAAAGAACTTAAAATCTCATTGTAATGGAGAGGGAAATGCTTTTGAAACAGATGAGAAGAAAGCCATGCTTTGAACTTTAGAACTCTCTGCTGTACGCTTGCATGTGTTCTCTTCTCTAGAGATCCCATAAATATACGCTTCCGACCAATTTCCACCTGCAATAGCGGAACTGGCATTATCATAAGATGAACTAAAAAGGTATATAAATCTCAGCGTAATAAGATCCCAAAAGGGAAAATCCTATGGAGCTCCTTTTAATAATGAAGCAAATCAACACAATGTTTTGCATTTTGGAATATTATAGGCTTGTGGTCTGTGGACCTGATTGGTAGAATATAGAAAACCAATGTgaactttataatttaataGCATGTTTACAAAGCAGAGAACTGTTAATATGTTTCTGGGTAGGTAGGTGAATGAAGAACCATATAGAGACAGGGAAAGTGGTGTGCAAGATCCGGAGTGAATATAGTTTTGCCTTCTCGCTGAATGAACATTCACATCATTATGATCTATACTGCAAATTTGTCTAAATGAATAATCAGATGCAACATTAATTACTCCATGAAAGGGTTATAAGTGGAAGTGGTGAAGTCAGATGCAGCAGAGATAGAAAGAGGCACAGTACATACCTCACACCAATCCAAACAGTTTGCCGCATTCATGCCACCTTCATGACAAGAACCTGAGCTCTTCTTCTCCATATACAAAGAAAACATGATAATTGGATCCCAACACAAGCTTGTATTACTCCTAAGCACATTTCGGACTATAACGGGGTGACCCTTACCCCAGTGATTCTGGAAATGCTCAAGGGTCTCTTGATGAAGATCCTTTACAGTTGGACTATACAGATAGTTGTTGTTAAAGCCTATTCTCTTAGATGGCTCTTTCTGCAGCTTGGGCTCACCAATGCCATAGTCTCTACCAGAGTCATTGCATAGCGAACAGCACACAGAAGCATCTGCAGTCTGAAAGTGAAGGCTATCCAGTATTTCTTCAGCTTTAACTTCGAGATCTCTAGCCCAATTAAATGGAAATATACTTCTAAGATCAAGAAGGCTGCCACCACAACCTCCAATATCTGTAGGAGGACACGGGATACTACCATCTTCACTAGTTTCCCAGTTTTGAAAGGAGATCATGGACTGACTGAGTGGCCCGCCAGAGTTATGCCTTGACATAGTCTgcttaatttttaggtcatcaCCAGACGAAAGGATTTTCCTCTTCTTACAACTTCTGAGTGTACAACTTCCAGATAAACTACGTTCAGAAAGCTCCCGGCTACAACTTAAGCAAAGATTGTATGAGCACTTTGAACAAGTCCTGTGGTAGTCGACAATTGATGCATTGCATTTGTTGCTGCACTTCAAGGTAAATCACCAAGAAACAGTCACTAAGAGAGACAATTGAGCATAAAGCATGTGTGTGGGTATATGAGAGCAAATAAAGAAAGGCAAAGACCATACTGTCACTATTTGACTGCTTTTGCAATAATGTCATCACATTTAAAATCTGACAATTTATACATAATGTTTCAGTATTGTTGCAACAATGTCCTGAAGCCCAAAAATATCTATTTCTCTCTCGCTGAATTGTGAAAAGCTTAGTGTCAGCCGccaatagaaaatatttttgtgtcCAGATCACGTAAACACAAACCATCCGATACCAAAATTCAGATTTCATGACATCATTGCATAATTGTTGAAACATTACGTATGAATTTGTTgggtttttataaaatatttataaaattatagcAAAAGGGGGAAAACATTGTCACAATGTATGATTATATGGTATTTGCCTAAAGGAACTTACCAGCAGAATGATGCACTGATACCAAGCTTCGCCTGTGGAATCGGAATTTCAGATTCTTCTTTTCCTATTGCAAGTATAGATTTGAGTTATGGTTAAATAGCACAGCTATGCTACTAGCTACTACAGGATGAGCTCAGGTATCTCAAACCTGCAGCCTTAGATTCTGTTTCAAGCTCAATGATCTGATCATTATTGACTTTTTTCAGCACTGGAAAAAGCATGTGGATCAAATAAAGAAGCAATTCTTTCCTATGCAACTTCCTTCCAACTCCATAAGATTCCTGGAAAGAAGAGTTGTAGAAAAAGAGAATCTCAATTAATGTCTTGTTCAAGAACTGAATAGATATGAAATCAGATACATGCCAAACCTTATTAGTATTAGGCCTGATTTTCTGTTTCAAGCAGAGCTTACAGCCACAAATTCCACGACAGGCAGGACATTCTGCCTTCACTTCTTGCTTCTCAATATGCCtaaacaaaatttgaaaatgtaACAACCAGTTAGCATTGAGACTTAACCTCGCACATAACCCCAAACATTTCAATGTTGATCGAGACATCAATATACACAGTGCCTATAAGAGAACATTTAGTCTCACTTTTACTGTGCATCATTCCGGAAGCTCAGTCAAGTTCTTAAGACAGTCATTAATAACATACACCACATCTAATGGTAGTGAAAAGTGGAAACACTATCTAACATTTGAATAAGGTACCCAGTTCAATGCAAACAATCAGGATATAATCTTTTTAAGCTTTATCAAGTAAACAAGGACATGATCTCTAGAAACAGATTGCAGTCAAACATTATGATTAGAGAAAGTTTAGAAGAAAAAACCTCTCTTTAATACAATCAAGGCAGAAGAACCGTTTCCTGCAAGTCAAACACTTGATCAAGCAGCGACCTTTACTTCCCCTGCACCAGTGGCATTTCTTGATTTTCTTGGCCTTCACATTCCCCGTCAATGGAAACACCTATACCAAACACAGAATCAGAGGCTGAACATTTAACTTTAAAAACAAGAACGCACATCaaaattatatagtagtagttaAAAAAAGGAAGCAAGAAAACAAGCCTGCATTGTACTAATCGGTAAAGGTTCAATATTTTTCGAGCGAAAATGCCTCTCCAGCAACGAATGCGCATTATTAGAACCATCTCCTATTTTCACATCCAAGCTATGATTCTCCCGAATGCTTGGCAGACTCGTATGCGAATGAGAAATCGCCATGACTCCACAAGGCAATACTCTGGTTTCATCCGCTACGGAGCTCTCCTTGAGCtccctctccttcttcttctgcacCTCTCTCTGCAGAAACACTCTGATCAATTCCAACTGCAAGTCGCCTCTCTTCAACTTCATCCGCTTCAAAGTCTCATCCAACGCCTCCGACACGCCCCTTCTCCGGCTCCTCTCCGCCGCCACCCGTGGCTTGTTGGACAATTTCTTAACCCTACGGCTGCATTCCCCGTTACtatcctccctcttcttccccgCATTCCTCTCCAGCTTGAGCGAGTCCGGCACTTTCTGCTTGTTCTGGCGGTGCTTCCCTTGCAGATAGTGAATATCGCAGAGCGTCTTCCCGTCCATCGCCCGCCGCTTGCATCGCCACTGACGGCCGTCCGTCCGCTTGCAGCGGAACTCCTCCGGCACCGGATCCTTATCCCGCATTATCCCCCGATGATCCGAATTAGAGAAAAAGGAGAGGTTTCGCCGTGGAAATCGAGGAAGAAGGAAATCTAGGGTTTGAGAAGGGCGAGAATTTTATTGAGAGACAAAAGTAGAAATTAGGAAAACTTTTTGCCCCTAAAACAGACGCTTCGCTTCAGCCACACTGCCACTTTAAATACTGAGAGCTCTTTCTCAATTTTATGTATAAATACAATTTACTGTATGTATAGGTTTATACGCACGCACTAAAAAGTGAACTACGCGTAGTATTGCAATGTAGCGTAGGTCCGTCTATGTACGAATGAATACCAATGAACAGAAACAGAGATGGTAAGTATTCTGTTTTTCTGATTTATTTTTTCGTGATTAATAAGGTTTGATTAATTCATTGCATGCATTTTACTTACATCTGACAGCAGAAAATTGATTTGTTTAGTAGTATACTCAAATCTGCATTTTTGGTAAGAAATAAGCAATAAATTGATTTGTGTTCTCTGGTGTATCAAAAAGACTTGTGTTGGGATTATATTTTTGTATAGATAAATTAACAGGAATTCAGAGGTTGCGTTATGGTGGAATCGAATATTTATGACTGATTTAGGTGGTCCAAAGCAGTTAAATGTAAGTAATCTGCACACTTGATTTTTGAATTATTGCTCCTACTATTGCTTCTTCATGCAGACGTTATAAGTTTCTTCTTCagattttagttattttagtattttacaTACATATTATATGTTGGCTCTTCTACTGAGATATTTTTGCTGTCAAGTGATGATGCTTATATGGACCCATTTGTATAAAGTCAGTGTAGTGGAATTTATGGAAACATGAATtcatctgttttttttttgtgcaaAACTTCAATTCAGATTACaattgcattattttttttcttttttcttgtatGGAATGTGATGAAGCACCTAATTAAATTTCACACCCTCCGCGTTTAACATGCATTTATTTCAAGAGTAACATCTAGTAAATCTTTATATCTCTAAAGCCACTTCATTTTCTGCACATCTCCattttatattgtgttttgcaCTATGATTCACATTCACAGATGTGATGACAGTGAGCATAcagaacaaatataaaaaataaaataatttaatagtgaATTAGTGATTGACCACACTTCGTCGTTTTTATGGGCTTTCTAGATTTTAGGTATATGATGGTTTATTAACATGTAACCCAATATTATAAATCAGAAAGTAATGTAAATTAGTCATGAGCAAAATCGGTGGGTCAAAAATTATGGACCTTCAATATTTTAGCCCATTTACAATGGGCTAATGGGCTAATCAACTTCTTCACGGACACAAAACGTTTGGTCGAATCGAATTCCCTAATCGTACGTTTAAATGtagttattataaaaataaaaattaatgagGGACACTAAGTAGTACTAATGCTgaatacatcaattaattttttttaatttatgtctccaattaataaaataaccaATCTTGATTATAGATTATTAACTGAAACATTGAACGTTAAACTCTAAGAACTACTACAAACTATGAACTCTAATTGTTCTCCTACCATTTGCAACATTCTTATTTGGCACATGATTTATGTAATACTCTTATTTTCTAACTTAAgtgaaaaaatattaaagtaagagagaatgatgTAGAAAGagtaatttttctattttaagaaatactatgTCATTTAAAGTGAGACATTCTAAAAGGGAATTAATACGTAGACGTGggaaatatataattatataattaaattgaaatttaaaaagaataaaattaatagtggTGCACAAGCGCCAACAGTGAATGGTAAGTATGTTTCTTGTTCTATACATACAAGGGCTGGTTTgagtaaattaatatattataagtACTCCATTTGTTTCTATGTTATTGTTTAACaggtaaaattaaaatcaaaattgaaaaaaaatgagatatGCTTGGTAGGTTAGATTAACTAGTAGATTAAGCTAACttagttttatttaaaaaatctaa
This sequence is a window from Salvia splendens isolate huo1 chromosome 5, SspV2, whole genome shotgun sequence. Protein-coding genes within it:
- the LOC121804812 gene encoding lysine-specific demethylase JMJ25-like: MRDKDPVPEEFRCKRTDGRQWRCKRRAMDGKTLCDIHYLQGKHRQNKQKVPDSLKLERNAGKKREDSNGECSRRVKKLSNKPRVAAERSRRRGVSEALDETLKRMKLKRGDLQLELIRVFLQREVQKKKERELKESSVADETRVLPCGVMAISHSHTSLPSIRENHSLDVKIGDGSNNAHSLLERHFRSKNIEPLPISTMQVFPLTGNVKAKKIKKCHWCRGSKGRCLIKCLTCRKRFFCLDCIKERHIEKQEVKAECPACRGICGCKLCLKQKIRPNTNKESYGVGRKLHRKELLLYLIHMLFPVLKKVNNDQIIELETESKAAGKEESEIPIPQAKLGISASFCCNKCNASIVDYHRTCSKCSYNLCLSCSRELSERSLSGSCTLRSCKKRKILSSGDDLKIKQTMSRHNSGGPLSQSMISFQNWETSEDGSIPCPPTDIGGCGGSLLDLRSIFPFNWARDLEVKAEEILDSLHFQTADASVCCSLCNDSGRDYGIGEPKLQKEPSKRIGFNNNYLYSPTVKDLHQETLEHFQNHWGKGHPVIVRNVLRSNTSLCWDPIIMFSLYMEKKSSGSCHEGGMNAANCLDWCEVEIGRKRIFMGSLEKRTHASVQQRVLKFKAWLSSHLFQKHFPLHYNEILSSLPLPEYVNPVSGLLNVSVKLPKELSKHDLGPCIYFSYGGPEELMPADYLSKLCYASHDTVNILAYATDAPVSPEQIDKIESMMKKYKARDHHRGQSFSNSSDQKGKSSLQSEDTGESGLQDIGEKIVPPDGIENVPFYSSEPLKGQAPQVENGNMSDDSEYDDDASILCCGSFENSENLDENFEEEDIESSCSSEDKQGTDCCGAQWDIFRRQDVPKLLEYLGKHSNELNPACHYPKHVHPVLDQNFFLDAYHKLRLKEEYDIQPWTFDQSPGEAVFIPAGCPYQVRKIKSCVNIVVDFISPENAAHCIQLNDEIRLLPTRHKAKRKVMGVEKMSLHSISAAIEDLCNHAADQLK